The following is a genomic window from Coleofasciculaceae cyanobacterium.
AGGAAATATTAGAGGTAATTACGGGAGTTCCGCAAGCCATAGTTTCTAAAATAGTTAAACCAAACCCTTCATATAAAGAAGGAGCTAACATTACATCCGCAGCATTATAAAAATAAATTAAAGCTTCGCTATCAGCATTATTAATTAAGGTAATATGTTTGGCTAACCCATTAGCTTTAATATATTGCTCTTGTTCTGGATAAAATTTTTCTCCAACTTTCCATAAGCGCACAGGAATATCTAGATTGGCGATCGCTTTTACTGCTTTTAAGACCGTTAAAATGTTTTTGCGCTGATGATTTGAGCCAACATTTAATAAGCAAATTTCTGCTGGTGAATCAACATACTTTTGACGCCATTGAGCTACTTTTTCAGCAGGAAGAACACAAAAATTTGTCCCCACTCCATTAGGAATTACCTTTATTCGATCGAGATTGACATTTAACCACTTATTAATATCTCTAGCAGTATTAGTTGAAACGGCAATTGTGCTATGAGCAGCGATAATTCCTTTTACAGAATGTTGCCAAACTGCTAGGCTGAAAGCTGGAAAACGAGACTCATTTTTTAAAATTTCTGGATATATATACTGCACTAAATCATGACAGGTAATTAACACTGGTTTACCTAGTTTTTTTAGCCCGTAGGCAACATGACCATTAGTATGATCGATGATATGAAATATGTCGGCTTGTGTTTGACTCACTACACGAGGATGATTATAAAACCTTTCATAATATTTGCGTAATGGATTTCCAGAATGCCATAGATTTTCTAAATCGTCACTCCATGGCTCAGGCGATATTTCAATAATTTCCCAATTTGGTCTAATTTTTTTTAATTGCTCAACTAAATTATCAGCATAGACATCCATACTAAAAGCAACATTCGGTTCTCTTCTAACAACTGCTACTCGCATTAATCTTTTCCTTAAGTAAAGTTTTAAACTATTTGAATTTTATAAATATTGCGAAACTAGTTTATTTTTTTGCATTAAATAAATAAACATCCAGCTAATTATAAAGCTCAATATAGAATAAGTTAATATTGAAGCAATAGAAACGCTTTGACTAATTTGAGGTACAAGTTTAATCAAAATAATTTCTACTGCGCTTTTGACAAAAGGATGAATTAAATAAATACCAAAAGAACACAAGCCTAAATTAGCGATCAAAGCGTTATTAGAAATATATTGAGAAATAGCAATTCCCCAAAGTAATAAAGAATAAGCAATAATTAACTCACTTAGTGCATTAGGCAAATATTTTTCTCCTGCTACATTAGTTAATAAAAATAAAACAAAAAGTATAGCCATATTTTGCTTTTTATAAAACCATTTATAATTGTTTTGTTTCAATAGTTCATTGATTAATAAAGCTATTAAAAAATAAGGCGCGCAGCGAATTATCCAAGCCAAATTAACCAGAATAATTCTCCATAATTGATATAAAATATTATTTGGTTGCAACAACTTCATTAATTCAGGAAAAGCAGTATAAGAATCTAAATCAAAATTATTATTTGATAAAATTAACAGTTGATAAATAATCAGGCTGATAATAGATAACAAAAATAACCATAATATTGAATTTCTTTGTTTAGTCAGATAATTGGCTAGATTAAGTAAAATAGTTCCTGCTAATAATAGTGGAATAAAATATAGATGATAAGAAGCTGCCCCCATAAAAATAATTGCTAATGGGTCAGATAACAATTGTTGAACTAGATCGGTATTGTCAGTGAATGAAAAAATAATCGTTTTAGAAACCAAATAAAAAATGCTCCATAGCAAATAAGGCATTACTATGCGCTGAAGCTTTTTCTGCCAAAAAGCAGCAGAAATTTTTAAAGGTGATTTTGTAGTACCAAAATAAAAAGATGCTGCTAAAAAAAACGGCACAGCAAAATAAAACAAATAGCGAAATTGGATTGCCCGATCGCTAATGGGAACTCCCCAGGTTTCATCTCCTGAGTGAACTAGAATTACTGCAAAGGCTGCTAATCCTCGACATAAATCAATACCGACAAATCTAGTTGCTTTACTCATAAAATCACTTCAAGATTGGTACTAGCTTTTGCCACTGAGCGATTAATCTTCGGGCAATGCGTCCGTGGGAGTAATATTTTTCTACTCTCTCTATTCCATAGTTCCCCATTTCTTCTCGCCAATTACGATCGCAGATTGCTCTTTTTAAAATTGCTGCTAGAGCTGTAGAATCTGATTCAGGGAAAACCAAATCTTCGCAGGCAATTACGTAAGGTATTTCACCACAGCTAGAGCCGACTACAGGAATACCCATTGCCATTGCTTCAATGATGACGTGACCAAACTGTTCTTTCCAGGTAGCAACGGTACGAGAAGGCAGTACTAAAACATCAAATTTACCTAATTCCGTAGGGGCTGCTTCGTGACGCACTGCACCCCTCCAGGTAATTAGATCGGCAATCTTTTGTTTTTCAGCTTCCTGACGCAAATCGGCTTCACTAGAACCCGACCCACAAATGGTAACGTGGCAGCTTAAATCCTGTTGTTTTAGCTGACTAACCGCAGCAAATAAAGTATCCAGTCCTTTTTCTGGTACGAGTCGCCCCAAGAAGCCAATATTTAGTCTGTCTTGATGGTTTTTTTCGGGAGGAGCAAACAAATTAGTATCTACCCCCATTTGAGGCATGACCTCTATTTGTCCCTGATAATTCCAGCTACGCATTACCTCGGCGCCATCTTGATTACCAGCGAGATATAGGTTTGTCGAACTCATGACAATATTACGAATCCACTGACGGAATAAAGATAGAGAACGAAGCTGATTTTCCCACCCAAAGACTACCATCGGCTTATGACGTAGCTTTGCCCAAACAGCTACCTCGAAAGCACACAAAGAGAAAATTTCTTCCTCAACTTGAATCAAATCTGGCTTAAAGTCATCAATTACCTGCCCAATCTTCCAGGGATTATAAAAGTGTGCGCCGACTCTACCTGTAAACCAAACAGGAGCTGAATAAATCCGAATTTCTGGGAAAGGAGTTTCTAACTCCAGAGTTCGATTCCATTCCGTAGCTTGCCAATTACTGGGCGCAAGTAAAGCCAGCTCTACCTCTTGGGTATCGGCGATCGCTTTAAGTTTGCCTTGATTGACACCCACTACATAGGTATGACTAACAAATAAAACCCGCAGTTTTCGCTGCATTTGGCGAGCTGCATTAATTACACTAGAAGAGTTTTGAAGATTAAAGGTATTAGACATAAAAGTATTAGATAGAAAATTTTAAATTTGTAACTGCTGATTCTGCTCAAATTTCAACCGTTTTTTATGCCATGCCAGCCCCAGCATCAGGGAAATTGAGAGCATATAGCCTGGCTCCTCGATCTGAGTAAAGATAAAGCCCAAAATCAGAGTCGCGAGCAGAGTAATCTTGAGAGAATTGTCCAAGCCAAAGTGTTTCCAAATTGAATAAGCTAAAAACAAATATGCGCTTAAACCCACTAATCCCAAATCGCCCCAAATTCCTGCCCAACCAAAAATAGGACTAAACAAGCTAGAACCTTGCGCCAGCCAAAAATTATTAATAAACTCTCGTGAATCTATGCCAATCGAAGTTGTAGTTGCTCCTAAAGGTGCAAGTATCCACTGATAATCTTGCATAAACCAGGCTCCTAAACGGCTAACACTATGACCTGGTCCCAAGCCAAACAACCAATTACCCCAAGAATCAAATTCAGTTAGGATGGCTTTAACCGAATAGAATTTAGTGAACCAGGCATCACCATTTTCGCCATATAGTTCTGGTCTTGCCCAGGCGGTAAAAGCGCCAAACGCTTCCAAGTTTTGGATGCACCAGAAAAATATCATTCCTGTAATCGTAATTCCCAACAGTAGCTGGATTGTTTTACCTACGTCTTTAAAATTAAATACAGTCAATAGAATCCAGGCGAGTAAATAAGCAAACACCAGTTGTTTTGAGTCAGAAAACAGCAGTTGCCAAAGCGCAGCCAATAAAGCGGTAATCCTGGCCCAGAGAGGAAAATTTTTGCCGTTGACCAAAAAATAAATAGCAAAGGCAATTGATATTGATGCGGATACATAATTACCTGCTCCAGAGACAAAAAATACGCCTCCACAGCCATCTGTGCCGTTAAATCCATCAGCGTAAAGCTTGTTAGCATCAATTAATGGTTTCTGTAGAGCAGCTAACAGAAAGTTAATTAATACAGAGCCCATAAACCACCGTTTGATTCGGGTAAAAGATTCTGGGGACATAGGAATGCAGGCGATCGCCACTAAAAACATCATTGGCTCGCCTAGCATCATAAAGCTAGCAACTGCATTGATTAAGCCAGCCCCGTTCCACAAGGCACTTGCTAATATAGCCACCAAGAAAATAAATAGTCCCAACAGCAAAGATTGAACCAGCTTAGTTTGTTGGGCATTTTTGATTACTGTGGTGCTTAGAGCAATCCAAAGAACAAAAGGAACAATGACAAAGTGTGCATGATTCAAAACTGGTGGAGCCTTAGTAATGGTGCAAAAAATACGTCCATAAAAGACTAGCGAAAAAGCCAAAATTATTAAATTGGTATTGTTAGTCCAAGCGAGACTACCTTCTGACTTTCTGGTTGTTAATTTTGCACTATTAAACATCATGAGTTTTCAAATTTTAGCTAACAGCGTTAAGCTTACTAAAACAAACTAAAGGTTATAAAATAAATATTTCGCAAATTAAACTGAAAATATCTTTCAAGGTCTAGTATGACTCTATCGATTAAATAATCGCTGTGATTTCAGGCAGTTAACTTTGATGAACCATATTATTTTTTGGACTTAAGCTCTACATTTAATTGATTAGAGATTTAATTTTTTAGGTTTTAATAAAATTCATTAGTTAATATTCAAACGAAATAAAATTATCGTAATCTATTTATCTATCTAATTAATAACTTGAATTAAGTAAAAATTAAAAAGTGACTGTTTTTTAGATTAACTATTTTGATAAATTTCATTTAGACAAGAATTTATTTGTGCAGCTAAGATTTTAATGTTTGGTTCAAAAAGCATTGTTGTCTGATCGCCTAATACTTCATGGACTTCTATTTCATTAGCAACAAATTCATTCCAGCCCAATTGATAATCGTGAAATATATGTTCGGGATTATCAGGAGCGCGAAAGAGGATAACTTTCCCCCCTTGATAAACTGATGGAGTATGGTTTAATAAAGCATCTATACCAGCTTCATAAACGCGCGATCGCCGAACACTATAAGGCAAACGCTTAGTTTTTTGGTTGTTTTTGTAGGTAAACACTTCCAGCTTGTCTTTAATTTTCTGGTATAGCTGTTCGACCATATCAGCAGTAAAAGCCAATTTATCCTGTAATTTAAGTCGAGGATTGGTTACAACACCAACTAAGTTATTTAATCCTCTAAGCAGAAAATTATGCTTAATATAGCGCTCGTAAATAGTAGATGGTGGTGAGCGATCAACCTCTTGGGCGGGCAGATCGCTCTTAGTTTTGGTTAATATGGGACGAGCCGTGGAATCAAGCAAGCCCAGAAACGCTATTTCAACGCCTTGTGAATGAAGCCTTTGTGCCATCTCGAACGCCACTGTACCACCCGTACATAAACCAGCTAAAAAGTAAGGACCTTCAGGTTGAACGGCACGAATCTCTTTTATATAAGCTTCTGCCATTTCTCCTATTCGGTTGTGAGGCACGCGATCGTCATCCATTCCCATCGCCCGAACTCCATAGACAGGTTGCTCTGGGTCTAAATACTTGGTTAATAGTTTATAAGCCAACATCCCAGTGCCAACAGCATTGAT
Proteins encoded in this region:
- a CDS encoding glycosyltransferase; this translates as MSNTFNLQNSSSVINAARQMQRKLRVLFVSHTYVVGVNQGKLKAIADTQEVELALLAPSNWQATEWNRTLELETPFPEIRIYSAPVWFTGRVGAHFYNPWKIGQVIDDFKPDLIQVEEEIFSLCAFEVAVWAKLRHKPMVVFGWENQLRSLSLFRQWIRNIVMSSTNLYLAGNQDGAEVMRSWNYQGQIEVMPQMGVDTNLFAPPEKNHQDRLNIGFLGRLVPEKGLDTLFAAVSQLKQQDLSCHVTICGSGSSEADLRQEAEKQKIADLITWRGAVRHEAAPTELGKFDVLVLPSRTVATWKEQFGHVIIEAMAMGIPVVGSSCGEIPYVIACEDLVFPESDSTALAAILKRAICDRNWREEMGNYGIERVEKYYSHGRIARRLIAQWQKLVPILK
- a CDS encoding glycosyltransferase family 1 protein; protein product: MRVAVVRREPNVAFSMDVYADNLVEQLKKIRPNWEIIEISPEPWSDDLENLWHSGNPLRKYYERFYNHPRVVSQTQADIFHIIDHTNGHVAYGLKKLGKPVLITCHDLVQYIYPEILKNESRFPAFSLAVWQHSVKGIIAAHSTIAVSTNTARDINKWLNVNLDRIKVIPNGVGTNFCVLPAEKVAQWRQKYVDSPAEICLLNVGSNHQRKNILTVLKAVKAIANLDIPVRLWKVGEKFYPEQEQYIKANGLAKHITLINNADSEALIYFYNAADVMLAPSLYEGFGLTILETMACGTPVITSNISSLPEVAGDAAILVEPTDVEAITKAVIRLQKDTIYRQNLINKGLVRVKEFTWKKTVEQTANLYEEIVNSRSKVPA
- a CDS encoding acyltransferase yields the protein MSKATRFVGIDLCRGLAAFAVILVHSGDETWGVPISDRAIQFRYLFYFAVPFFLAASFYFGTTKSPLKISAAFWQKKLQRIVMPYLLWSIFYLVSKTIIFSFTDNTDLVQQLLSDPLAIIFMGAASYHLYFIPLLLAGTILLNLANYLTKQRNSILWLFLLSIISLIIYQLLILSNNNFDLDSYTAFPELMKLLQPNNILYQLWRIILVNLAWIIRCAPYFLIALLINELLKQNNYKWFYKKQNMAILFVLFLLTNVAGEKYLPNALSELIIAYSLLLWGIAISQYISNNALIANLGLCSFGIYLIHPFVKSAVEIILIKLVPQISQSVSIASILTYSILSFIISWMFIYLMQKNKLVSQYL